One region of Ananas comosus cultivar F153 linkage group 9, ASM154086v1, whole genome shotgun sequence genomic DNA includes:
- the LOC109715889 gene encoding phosphopantothenoylcysteine decarboxylase-like has translation MANQEILPGSTINTESTKPRILLAASGSVAAIKFESLCRIFSEWAEVRAVATNSALHFIDKKALPSNVMLFTDDDEWSSWKKIGDGVLHIELRKWADIMIIAPLSANTLAKIAGGLCDNLLTCIVRAWDYNKPLYVAPAMNTFMWNNPFTKRHLDTIGELGITQIPPIAKWLACGDYGTGAMAEPSEIYTTIRLSHKPRVVVDECS, from the exons ATGGCCAATCAAGAGATTTTACCTGGAAGCACGATAAATACGGAATCCACCAAACCTCGGATCCTCCTCGCTGCTTCTGGGAGTGTGGCTGCGATCAAATTTGAGAGCCTTTGTCGGATTTTTTCTGAATGGGCCGAAGTTAGGGCAGTGGCAACCAATTCAGCCTTACATTTCATAGATAAAAAAGCACTTCCAAGCAATGTGATGCTTTTCACTGATGATGATGAATGGTCTAGTTGGAAGAAGATAGGAGATGGAGTACTCCACATTGAGCTGAGGAAATGGGCAGACATTATGATCATTGCCCCACTATCGGCAAATACCCTTGCAAAG ATTGCCGGTGGGCTATGCGACAACCTTTTGACGTGCATCGTGCGAGCATGGGATTACAACAAGCCTCTCTACGTGGCGCCAGCGATGAACACCTTCATGTGGAATAATCCATTCACGAAGCGCCACCTGGATACGATCGGCGAGCTCGGTATAACTCAGATCCCTCCGATCGCTAAATGGCTAGCTTGTGGGGATTATGGGACTGGTGCAATGGCCGAGCCTTCGGAGATTTATACCACTATTAGACTCTCTCACAAGCCGCGAGTCGTTGTTGATGAGTGTAGCTGA